A segment of the Paraburkholderia fungorum genome:
CCGTGCGCGTGCCAGTCGCACGCACGTTCTTTCGGCAGATTGAAACGGAGGTCTCGGCGAACCGGCATCATGGCCTTTCTCCCTGTGATCCTGTGTTGACTGCTGATTGTGTTGATGGCGAGGAGCGACGAGGAAACGCGCGCATTGAATGATTCACGCGCGCTTGCCGTCGACCTGCGCGGCGCGTCGCGCGCGTTTTTCGGCGATGCGTTTCATCCGGCGCGTTTGCATCACGACCAGCGCCTGATACGCGGCCGGCAACGTGCGCGCCAGCCAGTCTGCCGCCCGCGCATCACGGCCGATCAGCACGCGCCGTCTGTTTTTGCGCACGCCGTCGAGAATCACGCGCGCGGCTTCGTCGGCGGTAGTGATGAAGAACTTCTCGAAGTCGTCCTTGCCCTGCTGTTCGTTTTCGAGCATGAAGCCGACCATGTTCGACGCAATGCGGCTCGACTGCGCAATCGACGTGCGGATTCCGCCCGGATGCACGCAGGTTGCCGATACGCCGCATTTCATCAGATCGAGTTCCTGCCGCAGCGCTTCGGTGAAACCGCGCACGGCGAATTTGGTCGCGTTGTAGCCGCTCATGCCCGGCTGCGAAAACAGACCGAATACGCTCGATGTATTGACGATATGTCCTTCGCCAGATGCTTTGAGATGCGGCAAAAACGCTTTTGTGCCGTGTACGACGCCCCAGAAGTTGATGCCGACAATCCATTCGAGGTCGGCATAGTCCATTCCTTCGATGGTGCTCGACAGAGCCACGCCCGCGTTGTTGAACACGAGATTGACGCGGTCATGTTGGGCGACCGTTTCGGCGGCCCAGTCGAACATGGCCGTGCGGTCCGCGACGTCGAGCACGCGCGTCGTGATCCGCAGCGGCGAGCCGACGATATGCGGCGCGGCGGCTTCCGCGAGTTGCGCGGTGTCGGCGAGGCTCGCGGCATTGCGGTCGGCGAGGGCGAGATGGCAGCCGTCACGCGCAAGCTGGATCGCGAGCGAGCGGCCCATGCCCGAACCTGCGCCGGTGATGGCGGCCACTCTGTCGGTGAAGTTCTTCATTGGTTTGTCTCCTGTCCTCTCTGAACGGTGCCTGTCGCTGTCGTTGTCGTTGGGTTATGTTCTTCAGGTCGCTTCCGCCGATGTCGCCGCATTGCCATGAGCGTGCTCATGGGCATGCTCATGCGCGGCGGGCTGCTGGCCGCTCGCATAAGACGCGGCCTGCTCCGGCGCGGGTGCATAAGCGAGGTAATCGTCGATGCTGAACGTGCTGGTGGCCTGGCGGAATTTGTACGCGAATCCCGGCCACAGCGTGGTGTTTCTGCCGGTTTTCGGATCGAGATACCAGCTCTTGCAACCGCCGGTCGACCAGATCGCGCGACCGAGTTTCTGCTGGATCTGCTCGTTGTAGGTGCGCTCCACGTGCGGACGCACTTCGATAGCGTCGGCGCGTTCGTCGCGCATGGTTTTCAGCGCGCGCAAGATGTATTCGACCTGCGACTCGATCATGAACACCATCGAGTTATGGCCAAGACCGGTGTTCGGTCCGACGACCATGAAGAAGTTCGGATAGCCAGGCAATGCCGTGCCGAGGTACGCATGCGCACCATCGCGCCATGTGTCGACGATATCGACGCCGCCGCGCCCGCGCACGACACCCGGCGGAAATGGATCGGCCACCTGGAAGCCGGTGCCGAAGATCAGGCAGTCGACGGGATGACGCACGCCGTCTGTCGTGACCACCGCGTCCGCTTCGACGCGCGCAATACCGGTGGTCGTGACCGACACGTTCGGACGCGATACCGCTGGGAAATAGTCGTTCGAAATCAGAATGCGCTTGCAGCCCATCGTGTAATCGGGCGTGAGCGTGGCGCGCAATTGCCGATCGGGCACCTGGCGGCGCAGGTGACGCTCCGCGACTTTCTGTGCGGTTTTCATCAGCGAAGGATGAACCGCGAAACCGAACGCGCGCGATTCGAGCATGCAGTAAAGCGCTGAACGCATGATCTTTTGCGTGAACGGCAGGTGTTTGAACAGCCACTGTTCGAGCGGTTTCACCGCGCGGTCGGCCTTCGGCATGATCCACGGCGGCGTGCGCTGGAACAGGTCGAGATGCGCGACGCGCGGCGCGATCTGCGGCACGAACTGGATCGCGCTCGCGCCGGTGCCGATCACGGCGACGCGTTTGCCTTCGAGTGAATAAGCATGGTCCCAATGCTGCGAGTGGAACGCCTTGCCTTTGAAGTTTTCGATGCCCGGAATGTCCGGCACGGCCGCGCGCGACAAGCCGCCCATACCCGAGATCAGCACGCGCGCCGACCATTGCTGGCCGTTCGCGAAGCTCAGTTGCCAGCGATGGCGGGTTTCGTCGTAAGTCGCGCTGGCGAGTTCATGGCCAAAGCGCAGATGCCGCTGGATATCGAAGCGCTGCGTGCACGCTTCGAGGTAAGCGCGAATTTCCGGCTGACGCGCGAACATGCGCGTCCAGTTCGGATTCGGCGCGAAGGAAAACGAATAGACGTGCGATTGGACGTCGCACGCGCAGCCGGGGTAGTGGTTGTCGCGCCACGTACCGCCAACGGAGTCGGCTTTTTCGGCGATGACGAAGTCGGTGATGCCGGATTGCCGCAGGCGGATTGCCATGCCGAGCCCGGCAAAACCCGAGCCGATGATGGCGATGTCGGTGTCGATAGGCGCGCAGGCGTCGGGCGCCGCGGCGTCGTGGGGCATCATGCGTGCGTTCATCCGATCCGTCTCCTTTTTTACCGTCTTAACTGTTACATTGGTTGATGTAACGATAGAGGCTGGAAACGGATGACGCAAGGGGCCGGTTAGACCCCTGACTCTAAGTGCCTGTCACCATTGGGATTTAGCGGAATCGCGCGGGTATTGGCGAAAATTCAGCGCAGATTCACTGCGCCGCCAGCGCCGCCGACACCTGCGGGCTCTGCCAGAAGTTGTCCTTGACGGTGATTTTCTGCGGAATCAGATGCGCGCCGTAGAACGCGTCGGCGACGGTTTGCTGCGAGCGCGCGATGTCGTCGGTCACGGCCATGGTGCCGTACGGATAGCGCCGCACCCAGGTTTCGACCAGCTTCGGGTCGAGGCCGACCTTCGGCGCGATCAGCGCGGACGTTTCCACCGGATGCGCGTTGACCCAGAGGCCTGCGGTGCGCAACTGTCCGAGAATCGCGCCAACCACATCGGGATGCTGCTGTGCGAAGTCGCGCGTCGCTTCGTAGAAGTTGTACGGGCTGTTCAGGTCCGCGTAATCGGTCAGCGTGCGGGCCTTGAGCGCCTGTTGCGCGGACGCGTAGTACGGGTCCCAGATAACCCACGCGTCGACGGTGCCGCTTTCGAAGGCGGCGCGCGCGTCGGCGGGGGCGAGATAGACCGGGTGAATGTCTTCGTATTGCAGGCCGGCTTTTTTCAACGCTTCGAGCAGCAGGTAGTTCGAACTCGAACCCTTTTGCAGCGCGACGCGTTTGCCCTTCAGATCGGCCACATTGCGCAGCGTCGAATCGCCTTTGACGAGGATCGCTTCGGAATGGCGTCCAGCCGGTTCCGCGCCGACGTACACGAAGTGGACGCCGCCGGCTTGCGCGAAAACGGGCGGCGGCGCGCCGGTGTAGCCGAAGTCGATAC
Coding sequences within it:
- a CDS encoding SDR family NAD(P)-dependent oxidoreductase, which translates into the protein MKNFTDRVAAITGAGSGMGRSLAIQLARDGCHLALADRNAASLADTAQLAEAAAPHIVGSPLRITTRVLDVADRTAMFDWAAETVAQHDRVNLVFNNAGVALSSTIEGMDYADLEWIVGINFWGVVHGTKAFLPHLKASGEGHIVNTSSVFGLFSQPGMSGYNATKFAVRGFTEALRQELDLMKCGVSATCVHPGGIRTSIAQSSRIASNMVGFMLENEQQGKDDFEKFFITTADEAARVILDGVRKNRRRVLIGRDARAADWLARTLPAAYQALVVMQTRRMKRIAEKRARRAAQVDGKRA
- a CDS encoding flavin-containing monooxygenase, with amino-acid sequence MNARMMPHDAAAPDACAPIDTDIAIIGSGFAGLGMAIRLRQSGITDFVIAEKADSVGGTWRDNHYPGCACDVQSHVYSFSFAPNPNWTRMFARQPEIRAYLEACTQRFDIQRHLRFGHELASATYDETRHRWQLSFANGQQWSARVLISGMGGLSRAAVPDIPGIENFKGKAFHSQHWDHAYSLEGKRVAVIGTGASAIQFVPQIAPRVAHLDLFQRTPPWIMPKADRAVKPLEQWLFKHLPFTQKIMRSALYCMLESRAFGFAVHPSLMKTAQKVAERHLRRQVPDRQLRATLTPDYTMGCKRILISNDYFPAVSRPNVSVTTTGIARVEADAVVTTDGVRHPVDCLIFGTGFQVADPFPPGVVRGRGGVDIVDTWRDGAHAYLGTALPGYPNFFMVVGPNTGLGHNSMVFMIESQVEYILRALKTMRDERADAIEVRPHVERTYNEQIQQKLGRAIWSTGGCKSWYLDPKTGRNTTLWPGFAYKFRQATSTFSIDDYLAYAPAPEQAASYASGQQPAAHEHAHEHAHGNAATSAEAT
- a CDS encoding sulfonate ABC transporter substrate-binding protein, coding for MHRPLRFSLHATAALLAAFVTLSASAQSSNSGESAKVLRIGYQKSGLLAVLKAQGSLDEKLKPLGYSIKWFEFPAGPQLLEALNANSIDFGYTGAPPPVFAQAGGVHFVYVGAEPAGRHSEAILVKGDSTLRNVADLKGKRVALQKGSSSNYLLLEALKKAGLQYEDIHPVYLAPADARAAFESGTVDAWVIWDPYYASAQQALKARTLTDYADLNSPYNFYEATRDFAQQHPDVVGAILGQLRTAGLWVNAHPVETSALIAPKVGLDPKLVETWVRRYPYGTMAVTDDIARSQQTVADAFYGAHLIPQKITVKDNFWQSPQVSAALAAQ